In Salinarimonas sp., a genomic segment contains:
- a CDS encoding 2-dehydro-3-deoxy-6-phosphogalactonate aldolase encodes MLLNVRPLIAILRGITPEEAAPVARALVAAGVARIEVPLNSPSPLASVRAMIEAVGDDAAIGAGTVLTPDDVRAVAETGATFVVSPNTDAAVISETKRLGLSSYPGAFTPSECFAALKAGADGLKIFPASLMGPAGLAALRAVLPAGTRVYAVGGAGANDFAAWLAAGADGFGIGSALYKPGLEADAVAARARAIVTAYDAAAAR; translated from the coding sequence ATGCTTCTGAACGTGCGTCCGCTCATCGCCATCCTGCGCGGGATCACGCCGGAGGAGGCCGCACCCGTGGCGCGCGCGCTCGTCGCCGCCGGCGTCGCGCGCATCGAGGTCCCGCTCAACTCGCCCTCCCCGCTCGCCTCGGTCCGCGCCATGATCGAGGCCGTCGGCGACGATGCCGCGATCGGGGCCGGGACGGTGCTGACGCCCGACGACGTCCGCGCCGTCGCGGAGACGGGCGCGACCTTCGTGGTCTCGCCGAATACCGACGCGGCGGTCATCAGCGAGACCAAGCGCCTCGGCCTGTCGAGCTATCCCGGCGCCTTCACGCCGAGCGAATGCTTCGCCGCTCTCAAGGCGGGCGCGGACGGGCTGAAGATCTTCCCCGCCTCGCTGATGGGGCCGGCGGGCCTCGCGGCCCTGCGCGCCGTCCTTCCGGCCGGCACGCGCGTCTACGCGGTCGGCGGCGCGGGGGCGAACGATTTCGCCGCCTGGCTCGCCGCCGGCGCCGACGGCTTCGGGATCGGCTCGGCGCTCTACAAGCCCGGCCTCGAAGCGGACGCGGTCGCGGCGCGGGCGCGCGCGATCGTGACGGCCTACGACGCGGCGGCGGCGCGCTGA
- a CDS encoding 2-dehydro-3-deoxygalactonokinase — MSQELHDGFADWIALDWGTTHLRGWAMVGETVIGEIRSEAGMNALADRDAFEQALFEAIGPWVPIDDGARKLSVVACGMVGARQGWREASYLRVPTAPRGEARYVPTMLDFVDVAILPGVAQDDPPDVMRGEETQIAGLLAAEPDFEGLVCLPGTHTKWARIADGRIEAFRTAMTGELFDLLSTRSVLRHSVDPYWDEGLFAAAVVEGAAAPETLPVALFGIRAGQLLEGAIAGECRARLSGLLIGAELAAIASLREGVAAVRIIGAPALADHYAKALGALGQGAILHDGAETTRAGLLAAYREIGRCF; from the coding sequence ATGAGCCAGGAGCTCCATGACGGCTTCGCGGACTGGATCGCCCTCGACTGGGGCACCACGCATCTGCGCGGCTGGGCGATGGTCGGCGAGACCGTGATCGGCGAGATCCGCTCGGAGGCGGGCATGAACGCGCTCGCCGACCGCGACGCCTTCGAGCAGGCGCTGTTCGAGGCCATCGGGCCGTGGGTTCCGATCGATGACGGCGCGAGAAAGCTTTCCGTCGTCGCCTGCGGCATGGTCGGCGCGCGCCAGGGCTGGCGCGAGGCGTCCTACCTGCGGGTCCCGACGGCGCCGCGCGGCGAAGCGCGGTACGTGCCCACCATGCTCGACTTCGTCGACGTCGCGATCCTCCCCGGCGTCGCCCAGGACGACCCGCCCGACGTGATGCGGGGCGAGGAGACGCAGATCGCCGGCCTCCTCGCCGCCGAGCCCGATTTCGAGGGCCTCGTCTGCCTGCCCGGCACGCACACGAAATGGGCGCGCATCGCCGACGGGCGCATCGAGGCTTTCCGTACGGCGATGACGGGCGAGCTGTTCGATCTCCTCTCCACCCGCTCCGTGCTGCGCCACAGCGTCGACCCGTACTGGGACGAGGGCCTCTTCGCCGCGGCCGTCGTCGAGGGCGCGGCCGCACCCGAGACCCTGCCCGTGGCGCTCTTCGGCATCCGCGCGGGTCAGCTGCTCGAAGGCGCGATCGCCGGCGAGTGCCGGGCGCGGCTCTCCGGGCTTCTCATCGGCGCGGAGCTCGCCGCGATCGCTTCCCTGCGCGAGGGGGTCGCCGCGGTGCGGATCATCGGCGCGCCGGCTTTGGCGGACCATTACGCGAAGGCGCTCGGCGCGCTCGGCCAGGGCGCCATCCTCCACGACGGGGCCGAGACCACCCGCGCCGGCCTCCTCGCCGCCTACCGGGAGATCGGCCGATGCTTCTGA
- a CDS encoding SDR family oxidoreductase produces MSEATAVYPDLKGASVFVTGGGSGIGAAITEGFLRQGAKVAFVQRSDAAAFCEAMERETGTRPLFIRCDLTDVAALEAAVAEASAAHGPVTALVSNAANDARHTTEEMTVEAWDANQAINLRPYFFATKAVAPGMRAAGGGAIVNMSSISYMMGNAGYPAYVAANAAITGLTRAHARELGPDRIRVNALMPGWVLTERQRRLWATPDDLAAHLDKQCLKAHLSPEDIVGGVLFLASKASRMMTGQALVIDGGVVVTG; encoded by the coding sequence ATGAGCGAAGCGACCGCCGTCTATCCCGACCTGAAGGGCGCCTCGGTCTTCGTCACAGGCGGCGGCTCCGGCATCGGGGCTGCGATCACGGAGGGCTTCCTGCGCCAGGGCGCGAAGGTCGCCTTCGTCCAGCGCTCGGACGCCGCCGCCTTCTGCGAGGCGATGGAGCGCGAGACCGGCACGCGCCCGCTCTTCATCCGCTGCGACCTCACCGACGTCGCCGCGCTCGAGGCGGCGGTCGCCGAGGCCTCAGCCGCGCACGGGCCCGTGACGGCGCTCGTGAGCAACGCCGCCAACGATGCGCGCCACACCACCGAAGAGATGACGGTCGAGGCCTGGGACGCCAACCAGGCGATCAACCTGCGCCCCTATTTCTTCGCGACGAAGGCGGTCGCGCCCGGCATGCGCGCGGCCGGCGGCGGCGCGATCGTCAACATGTCGTCCATCAGCTACATGATGGGGAATGCCGGCTACCCGGCCTATGTCGCCGCCAATGCCGCGATCACGGGCCTGACCCGGGCGCATGCCCGCGAGCTCGGGCCGGACCGCATCCGCGTCAACGCCCTGATGCCGGGCTGGGTGCTGACGGAGCGGCAGCGGCGGCTGTGGGCGACGCCCGACGACCTCGCCGCCCATCTCGACAAGCAGTGCCTGAAGGCGCATCTCTCGCCTGAGGACATCGTCGGCGGCGTGCTCTTCCTCGCCTCGAAGGCGAGCCGCATGATGACAGGCCAGGCGCTCGTGATCGACGGCGGGGTGGTGGTGACCGGATGA
- a CDS encoding alpha-galactosidase has translation MRHVWRLDTPAQTLVLASREGGLPEVAHWGAPLPADEECAALAAALLPLEVTGGMRDVRAPLTICPLAGDGTSGVLGADLGSAAPRLALEDVAYEEGRRLDAVFAGDGVRYTLSVEADAETDVLVLSARIQGARVRFLAAPALPGPPTGAAAIAFGGRWIGEFRRRELAWEAGPHAVEVREGRTSHEAYPGLLMPAGPLRNSEGEVFALTLGQSTGHRLVAETLADGRRQVLIGPMLHPDGAEDVVAGPLYVTRSAQGVNGVTDAFHRHLRRRVVRFPDPARPRPVHANSWEAVYFRHDVAELQAIATRAAALGAERFVLDDGWFKGRNDDTTSLGDWEVDRAKYPDGLDPLIAHVRALGMTFGLWVEPEMASPDSDLARAHPDWILGPPDQPLARHQLVLDVAREEVCDHLFARLDALLAAHDIDYLKWDHNRALPGPDHRQAQGFTALVERLRAAHPHVEIESCASGGGRLDWGALARTQRVWLSDSNDALERLRIQHEALPFLVPEVTGSHVGPRTCHTSGRTLPMSLRAWTAAQRHLGFEMDPRSLDSGEAETLARVVCWWKGRRDWLMPARRLRLDTDDPARLAELAIAPDGDRFALWLAQLGAPARILPSRLRLLGLEPAARYRLWLANPEDVSPLSRGDHPLKGGRAIEMSGAALTGAGLAPPLQGPESVLVVEGERLP, from the coding sequence ATGAGGCATGTCTGGCGTCTCGACACGCCGGCGCAGACGCTCGTTCTGGCGAGCCGCGAGGGCGGCCTGCCGGAGGTCGCCCATTGGGGTGCGCCCCTCCCGGCGGACGAGGAATGCGCGGCGCTCGCCGCCGCGTTGCTGCCGCTCGAGGTGACCGGCGGCATGCGCGACGTGCGCGCGCCGCTGACAATCTGCCCGCTCGCCGGCGACGGGACCTCGGGCGTGCTCGGCGCGGATCTCGGGTCGGCCGCCCCGCGCCTCGCGCTGGAGGACGTGGCCTACGAGGAAGGCCGGCGGCTGGACGCCGTCTTTGCGGGCGACGGGGTGCGCTACACGCTGAGCGTCGAGGCCGACGCGGAAACGGACGTGCTCGTCCTCTCGGCCCGCATCCAGGGCGCGCGCGTACGCTTCCTCGCCGCGCCTGCCCTCCCCGGCCCGCCGACGGGCGCGGCGGCGATCGCCTTCGGCGGCCGCTGGATCGGCGAGTTCCGGCGCCGGGAGCTCGCCTGGGAGGCCGGGCCGCACGCCGTCGAGGTGCGCGAGGGGCGCACCTCGCACGAGGCCTATCCGGGCCTGCTGATGCCCGCGGGGCCGTTGCGCAACAGCGAGGGCGAGGTCTTCGCCCTGACGCTCGGCCAATCGACCGGCCACCGGCTCGTGGCCGAGACGCTCGCCGACGGGCGCCGCCAGGTGCTCATCGGCCCGATGCTGCATCCCGACGGCGCGGAGGACGTCGTCGCCGGGCCGCTCTACGTCACCCGGTCGGCGCAGGGCGTGAACGGCGTCACCGACGCCTTCCACCGTCACCTGCGCCGACGCGTCGTGCGTTTCCCCGATCCCGCGCGGCCCCGGCCGGTCCACGCCAACAGCTGGGAGGCGGTCTATTTCCGCCACGACGTCGCCGAGCTCCAGGCGATCGCGACCCGCGCCGCCGCGCTCGGCGCCGAGCGCTTCGTCCTCGACGACGGCTGGTTCAAAGGCCGGAACGACGACACGACGAGCCTCGGTGACTGGGAGGTCGACCGGGCGAAATACCCGGACGGGCTCGACCCGCTGATCGCGCATGTCCGCGCGCTGGGGATGACCTTCGGCCTGTGGGTCGAGCCGGAGATGGCGAGCCCGGATTCCGATCTCGCCCGGGCGCATCCGGACTGGATACTGGGACCGCCGGACCAGCCGCTCGCGCGCCATCAGCTCGTCCTCGACGTCGCCCGGGAGGAGGTGTGCGATCACCTGTTCGCGCGGCTCGACGCGCTGCTCGCCGCCCACGACATCGACTACTTGAAATGGGATCACAACCGCGCCCTCCCCGGCCCGGACCACCGGCAGGCGCAGGGCTTCACCGCGCTCGTCGAGCGCCTGCGCGCCGCGCACCCGCATGTCGAGATCGAGAGCTGCGCTTCGGGCGGCGGGCGGCTCGACTGGGGGGCGCTCGCGCGCACGCAGCGGGTCTGGCTGTCGGATTCGAACGACGCGCTGGAGCGCCTGCGCATCCAGCACGAGGCCCTGCCCTTCCTCGTTCCGGAGGTCACCGGCAGCCATGTCGGCCCGCGCACCTGCCACACCTCCGGCCGCACCTTGCCCATGAGCCTCCGCGCCTGGACCGCGGCGCAGCGCCATCTCGGCTTCGAGATGGATCCACGCTCCCTCGATTCGGGGGAGGCGGAGACGCTCGCGCGGGTCGTCTGCTGGTGGAAGGGGCGGCGCGACTGGCTGATGCCGGCGCGGCGGCTGCGGCTCGACACGGACGACCCGGCTCGCCTCGCCGAGCTGGCGATCGCGCCCGATGGCGACCGGTTCGCCCTGTGGCTCGCGCAGCTCGGGGCGCCGGCGCGAATTCTCCCGTCCCGCCTGCGCCTCCTGGGCCTGGAGCCCGCGGCCCGCTATCGGCTATGGCTCGCGAATCCCGAGGACGTCTCGCCGCTGTCCCGCGGCGACCACCCCCTGAAGGGGGGGCGCGCGATCGAGATGTCGGGCGCGGCGCTGACGGGCGCGGGTCTCGCGCCGCCGCTGCAGGGACCCGAGAGCGTCCTCGTCGTCGAAGGAGAGCGTCTGCCATGA
- a CDS encoding carbohydrate ABC transporter permease, which produces MFPTPVQKASPAARLSYQALLPFALILWLLPLIAVAIFSIRPDADFANANYWGWPSSFDFVENYGAVFFQSDMPRYLLNSVLITVPTVIGAVGLACMTGFALGVYKFKANLAVFFVFVAGNFVPFQILMVPVRELTLGLGLYDTKTGLVLFHVAFQAGFCTLFMRNFIRALPRELIEAARVEGVSEIRIFWYVVLPLMRPAIAALSVLIFTFVWNDYFWAIVLTQGVDSQPVTAGITAFNSQYRAAYHLMSAGSIVAALPPVLMFFLMQRHFIAGLTLGAVK; this is translated from the coding sequence ATGTTCCCCACCCCCGTCCAGAAGGCCTCGCCGGCCGCGCGCCTCTCCTATCAGGCGCTCTTGCCGTTCGCGCTGATCCTGTGGCTGCTGCCGCTGATCGCGGTCGCGATCTTCTCCATCCGCCCGGACGCGGACTTCGCCAACGCGAACTATTGGGGCTGGCCGTCTTCCTTCGACTTCGTCGAGAATTACGGCGCGGTGTTCTTCCAGTCGGACATGCCGCGCTACCTGCTCAATTCCGTGCTGATCACCGTTCCGACCGTGATCGGCGCGGTCGGGCTCGCCTGCATGACGGGCTTCGCGCTCGGCGTGTACAAGTTCAAGGCGAACCTCGCGGTGTTCTTCGTCTTCGTCGCCGGCAACTTCGTGCCCTTCCAGATCCTGATGGTGCCGGTGCGCGAGCTCACCCTCGGCCTCGGGCTCTACGACACCAAGACCGGGCTCGTGCTCTTCCACGTCGCCTTCCAGGCGGGGTTCTGCACGTTGTTCATGAGGAACTTCATCCGTGCGCTGCCCCGCGAGCTGATCGAGGCGGCGCGGGTGGAGGGCGTCTCCGAGATCCGGATCTTCTGGTACGTGGTGCTGCCCCTGATGCGTCCGGCCATCGCGGCGCTTTCGGTGCTGATCTTCACCTTCGTCTGGAACGATTACTTCTGGGCGATCGTGCTCACCCAGGGCGTCGACTCGCAGCCGGTGACGGCGGGGATCACGGCGTTCAACTCGCAATATCGCGCCGCCTATCACCTGATGAGCGCCGGCTCGATCGTGGCCGCGCTGCCGCCGGTCCTGATGTTCTTCCTGATGCAGCGCCACTTCATCGCCGGCCTGACGCTCGGAGCCGTGAAATGA
- a CDS encoding MmcQ/YjbR family DNA-binding protein translates to MSGPLRQRVAAICESLPGAEASDPWGGGHEAWKVGDKMFACFGSVTPGVAVKCADVETAQMLIEAGVGARAPYFHRSWLLLPEDVAQDELAHRIAISYDLVRAKLPKRVSAALPAREGA, encoded by the coding sequence ATGAGCGGACCCCTTCGCCAGCGCGTCGCCGCGATCTGCGAGAGCCTCCCCGGGGCCGAGGCCTCCGATCCGTGGGGCGGCGGGCACGAGGCCTGGAAGGTGGGCGACAAGATGTTCGCCTGCTTCGGCTCGGTCACGCCCGGCGTCGCCGTGAAGTGCGCCGACGTCGAGACGGCGCAGATGCTGATCGAGGCGGGGGTGGGCGCGCGGGCGCCGTACTTCCACCGCTCCTGGCTGCTGCTCCCGGAAGACGTCGCGCAGGACGAGCTCGCGCACCGCATCGCGATCTCCTACGACCTCGTGCGCGCCAAGCTGCCGAAGAGGGTGAGCGCGGCCCTGCCCGCGCGGGAGGGCGCCTGA